One window from the genome of Engraulis encrasicolus isolate BLACKSEA-1 chromosome 16, IST_EnEncr_1.0, whole genome shotgun sequence encodes:
- the LOC134465988 gene encoding integrase/recombinase xerD homolog, translating into MAKSLAKSTLKCYASAWSMFTTFCSAYLLCPLPAQVSTICAFIVFCFDTRHLQPAYIHKLIAGVQFYARINKPDTLSFFSNPSIKLLLKGIAKSCPTSPDSRLPITLPILHQLVSTVRRGYISPYLDKLLETVFLTAFYGFMRCGEFTSPSPLFNPSVDLTLSDLTFSPSHFSIFLKHSKSDSLRHGTSVSISKLHGVFCPFSSMVEFIKLRHDRSPSSPLFLLPDGSPMYRQWFCSHLAAVLRRCNLPPTKYTAHSFRIGAATTAAHRGISTSAIKLLGRWSSEAYASYIRPSCHQVLDAQRAIASTSGTATRQVAHYRCHVIPRGS; encoded by the coding sequence ATGGCAAAGAGTCTCGCTAAATCGACGCTCAAGTGTTATGCGTCTGCTTGGTCCATGTTCACTACGTTTTGCAGCGCCTatctcctctgccccctcccgGCGCAGGTCTCCACTATTTGCGCCTTTATAGTCTTTTGCTTCGACACTCGCCATCTCCAACCCGCCTATATCCACAAATTAATAGCCGGTGTCCAATTCTACGCTAGGATTAACAAACCTGACACTCTGAGTTTTTTCTCTAACCCGTCCATCAAGCTTTTACTGAAGGGTATAGCTAAATCCTGTCCCACCTCCCCCGACTCTCGTCTCCCCATCACCCTTCCTATTCTTCACCAGTTGGTATCTACAGTGAGGCGCGGCTATATTTCACCTTATCTGGATAAATTATTGGAGACAGTCTTCCTCACTGCTTTCTATGGTTTCATGCGCTGTGGCGAATTCACTTCACCCTCTCCACTGTTTAACCCTTCCGTCGACCTCACTCTATCTGATCTGactttctccccctctcatttCTCTATATTTCTGAAACACTCAAAATCCGACTCTCTCCGTCACGGCACGTCCGTCTCTATTTCCAAGCTGCACGGGGTTTTCTGTCCATTTTCCTCGATGGTGGAGTTTATCAAACTTCGCCACGACAGGTCCCCTTCTTCCCCCCTATTCCTCCTGCCCGACGGCTCGCCAATGTACCGTCAATGGTTCTGCAGCCACCTGGCTGCCGTCCTGCGACGGTGCAATCTCCCACCAACGAAATACACGGCCCACTCATTTAGGATCGGCGCGGCTACTACTGCCGCACACAGGGGCATCTCTACGTCTGCGATCAAACTCCTGGGAAGATGGTCATCGGAGGCCTACGCTTCCTACATCCGCCCATCCTGTCACCAAGTCCTGGATGCCCAGCGCGCCATCGCCTCCACGTCAGGTACGGCGACCCGTCAGGTAGCGCACTACCGTTGCCACGTTATTCCCCGGGGCAGTTAA